The Amaranthus tricolor cultivar Red isolate AtriRed21 chromosome 6, ASM2621246v1, whole genome shotgun sequence genome has a segment encoding these proteins:
- the LOC130815469 gene encoding copper transporter 5 — MMHMTFYWGTKMVLLFDFWKTESWLSYSLSLLFCYLFAAFYQYMEDRRLSILAMGIIPPSQGSGNTPLLPPRLGTRLTKSSRFATAVLFGVNSAIGYVLMLAVMSYNGGVLIAIVLGLAVGYFLFRAKEYEALIVEDTCACS; from the coding sequence ATGATGCACATGACCTTTTACTGGGGTACAAAAATGGTACTCTTGTTCGATTTTTGGAAGACCGAGTCATGGCTCAGTTACTCACTCAGTCTTCTCTTTTGTTATCTTTTTGCTGCGTTTTATCAGTACATGGAAGATCGTCGGCTTAGCATTTTAGCTATGGGTATTATTCCACCATCTCAAGGCTCTGGGAATACTCCTTTACTTCCTCCAAGACTCGGAACTCGGTTAACAAAATCGTCCCGATTCGCCACAGCCGTGTTGTTCGGAGTCAACTCAGCTATTGGGTATGTTTTGATGTTAGCTGTTATGTCTTATAATGGTGGTGTTTTGATTGCAATTGTTTTGGGACTTGCGGTTGGGTATTTTCTTTTTCGTGCtaaagaatatgaagctttgaTTGTTGAAGATACTTGTGCTTGTTCTTGA